The Petropleomorpha daqingensis genome includes a window with the following:
- a CDS encoding DUF2786 domain-containing protein, with product MTHDPWLADLLLDRTGMLSDADIAQELAATLAARDPSLAGHGIATQALLDALDQSWERGWQPADVVHNARRALTAGAVPLAVALIGEHARRSDAVLRAPDAWVDQLRELGALEPGDPAVVHTWHRSERRSAAEAWRIVLQLVGALRGAFRIETLVPPPSQWGPPRSRPAGEQTAGDERVLRRIRGLLAKAESTEFPEEAEALTAKAQELMTRYAVDAALLDTGASPSDGVGTRRVHVADPYVRAKMQLLAAVAEANDVRLVWYASLGIANLVGLPADVAAVELLFTSLLLQVAQAMSAAERAQGRRSASRSFRRSFLLGYAHRIGERLQTARQRATAAAAAEHGVDLLPVLRSRREAVGKATAELFPRVRSSRSRASVDAGGWFAGREAAERADVGHRRSSLR from the coding sequence ATGACGCACGACCCGTGGCTCGCCGATCTCCTGCTCGACCGCACCGGCATGCTCTCCGACGCCGACATCGCGCAGGAGCTCGCGGCGACGCTGGCCGCGCGCGATCCGTCCCTGGCCGGCCACGGGATCGCGACGCAGGCGCTGCTGGACGCTCTCGACCAGAGCTGGGAACGCGGCTGGCAGCCGGCCGACGTCGTGCACAACGCCCGGCGGGCGCTCACGGCCGGGGCCGTGCCGCTGGCCGTCGCGCTGATCGGCGAGCACGCCCGGCGCAGCGACGCCGTGCTGCGCGCGCCCGACGCCTGGGTCGACCAGCTGCGCGAGCTGGGCGCGCTGGAGCCCGGGGACCCTGCCGTGGTGCACACCTGGCACCGGTCCGAGCGCCGGTCGGCGGCCGAGGCGTGGCGGATCGTGCTGCAGCTCGTCGGAGCGCTGCGCGGGGCGTTCCGGATCGAGACGCTGGTGCCACCGCCGTCGCAATGGGGTCCGCCGCGGTCGCGTCCGGCCGGGGAGCAGACGGCGGGCGACGAGCGCGTGCTGCGGCGGATCCGCGGGCTGCTGGCGAAGGCCGAGTCGACGGAGTTCCCGGAGGAGGCCGAGGCGCTGACCGCCAAGGCGCAGGAGCTGATGACCCGGTACGCGGTCGACGCCGCCCTGCTCGACACCGGGGCCTCGCCGTCCGACGGCGTCGGGACCCGGCGGGTGCACGTCGCCGACCCCTACGTGCGCGCCAAGATGCAACTCCTCGCCGCCGTCGCCGAGGCCAACGACGTCCGGCTGGTCTGGTACGCGAGCCTCGGGATCGCCAACCTCGTCGGCCTGCCGGCCGACGTGGCCGCCGTCGAGCTGCTGTTCACCTCGCTCCTGCTGCAGGTCGCGCAGGCGATGTCCGCGGCCGAGCGGGCGCAGGGACGGCGGTCTGCGTCCCGGTCGTTCCGGCGGTCCTTCCTGCTCGGCTACGCGCACCGGATCGGTGAGCGGCTGCAGACGGCGCGGCAGCGGGCCACCGCCGCGGCGGCCGCCGAGCACGGTGTCGATCTGCTGCCTGTGCTGCGGTCGCGGCGCGAGGCGGTGGGGAAGGCGACGGCCGAGCTCTTCCCGCGCGTGCGCAGCAGCCGGAGCAGGGCGTCGGTGGATGCCGGTGGCTGGTTCGCGGGCCGGGAGGCGGCCGAGCGCGCCGACGTGGGCCACCGCCGGTCCTCGCTGCGCTGA